The genomic segment ATCTTGGCCGAGTCGTAATCGTTCATCTGACACCCGTAGGTGATGAGGTAAAGCTTTTTGGACATGCTGGGGACTATGACGCAACGGCGCGCAGTATAACGGGCGCCCGGCTGCGGCCGGTGACGCCGCGCTCAGAGCCGCTTGACCCAGTCTGACGTCCCGCTCTCGATCTCGGCGTAAATGCGCTCGAATTCGCGGCGTGGCATGCCGTAGGGGTCGTCGACATCGACGTTGCCCTGCCAGCGCAGCCACTTTTGCACTTTGCCGCGATGCTGCGGGTAGCGCCGCGTGAGTTCATCGACGTGACCTTGATCCATGACCAGCACCAGATCGGCGGCCTGCATCATCTCGCCGGTGAGCTGCCGCGCACGATGCGCGTCGAGGGTGACGCCGGCGTCGGTGCAGACCGACACCGAGTGTGGATCGGCCGGCCAGCCAACCATCGCGCCGATACCGGCCGAATGCACCTGCCGCGCCGGCAGCGCCGCCTTGAGCAGCGCCTCGGCAATCGGACTGCGACATATGTTGCCGGTGCACAGCACCAGGATATTGTTGAACATCGTGAAGACCAATCCTTAAATACAAGCCTGAGCTGCGGTGGGGCACTTCCAACAGGCATCCGGCGCGGGCGCCGAACACACGGATGAAAACCGGCAGCGGCAGGATTTTATGTTTTTGACTGTTCCTTCGCGCCTTTTTTGTCGGCCGCTGTCGTGCCCCCCACCGCAACGCCGGTGGCAGCATGCGTGTCTTCAGGGCACCAAGACGACTTTGCCGGTCACCTTGCGGTCGAGCAGGTCCTGCAGCGCCTGCGGCGCCTGGTCGAGCGCGTAGGTCTGCGAAATCACCGGCTTGAAACGGCCGGCGTCGTACCAAGCGGCCAATTGCGCAAAGTTGGCGGCGTTGGTCGCCGGTTCGCGCGCCGTGAACGCACCCCAAAACACGCCTTTGGCAGCCATTTCCTTGAGCAGCAGACGGTTGGCCGGCAACTCGGGAATATTGCCCTCGGCAAAACCGACGATGAGGTAGCGGCAGCCCCAGCCGGCCGCCGACAGGCAGTCGCGTGCAAGCGGGCCTCCGACGGGGTCGAAGATCACGTCGACACCCTGCCCGCGCGTCAACGCCTTGACCGAATCCTTGAGCGAGGTGTCACGATAATTGATGCCGTCGTCGGCGCCCTGCTCTCGGGCCAGTGCCAGCTTGGCGTCGCTGGACGCCGCCGCGATCACGCGGGCGCCCATCAATTTGCCGAGTTGCACCGCCGCCAGCCCGACACCGCCGGCAGCGCCGAGCACCAGTAGCGTTTCACCCGCCTTGAGTGCCGCGCACTGAATCAGTGCATGGCTGACGGTGCCGTACACCAAACCGTAACCGCCGCCCTCGGTCAGCGACATGCCGGCCGGCAGCGGCACGCAGGCCGCTTCGGGCGCGACCGCCTGACTGGCGTAGCCGCCGACCGGAGTAAAGGCCGCCACGCGGTCGCCTACCTTGAGGCGGCTGACCTGGTCCCCGACCTCGACCACCTCGCCCGCCACTTCGGCGCCGGGGACGAACGGCGGCTCGGCGCGATATTGATACTTGCCTTGAATGATCAGCGTGTCGGGAAAATTCACCCCTGCGGCCGCCACGGCAATGCGCACCTCGCGCGGACCCGGCTTGGGGTCGGACAGTGACTGCAAGTCGAGCAGCGCAGGACCACCGAACTGCGTACAAACGATGGCTTTCAAAGGGCAACTCCAGACCGGGGGGAGCGCTACCATAACCCGGTCGGCCAACCACTGAGGGGCCGTGCAAGCACCGTTTGGCGGCCTTGACAATCAACTTACTTGCAATATTCATGCCGGTTCTGGCTATGATGCGGACATGGTCCCGATCAACGCTGAACCCTGGTCATGAAAGCCGCGCTAAGCCTACGAATGGGCCAATCGCTGTCGATGACGCCTGCCCTGCAACAGGCCATCCGGCTGCTGCAATTGTCCAGTCTCGACCTTGAACTGGAGATTCAACAGGCTCTGGACGGCAACGTGATGCTGGAGCGCGACGAGGCTGAAGGCACGGACGACAGCGCGCCCGCCGAAATCGACGAAGCCGCTGACGACACCGGCGTGACGGTTCGCGAGGGCCCCGAGGCGGAGGTCTTTGGCGATGCCGAGGTGTTGGGCGAAAGCCTGCCGGTCGATGCCGACTGGAGCGACTGCTGCGACCTCGACCCCAGCCCCAGCAGCGGCACGCCCAACGACGAGTTGCAGCAATTCCTCGATGCCAATCGCTCGGCCGCGCGCACCCTTTACGACCACCTGCTTGAGCAATTGCAACTCTGCGAACTGCGCGGCGTGATGGCCGACATCGGTCTTCATCTGATCGACTCGGTGGATGCCGAAGGCTACCTGCGCGAATTCGAGTCGGTGGCCGACGACCTGCGCAAGCGCTACGGCGTCAGCGACGCGCAAATCGACGAGGCGCTTGAAACCGTGCAGGGCTTTGATCCTTCGGGCGTTGCCGCACGCGATCTGCGCGAATGCCTGCAACTGCAACTCTGGAACCTGTCGTCACGCACGCCAGGCGCGACCACCGCACTGCGGCTGGTTGAAGGCCATCTGGCGCGGCTGCCGCAGACGCCCGACGCGACCTTGGCCAATCAACTCAAGGTCAGCGTCAGCGAAATCGACCATGCCCGCACGCTGATCCGCAGCCTGCAGCCGCACCCCGGCAGGCCGTTCATGGACCATGAGTCCAACTACGTCGCGCCCGACGTGTTCGTCCGCCGCGACAAGGACCGCTGGCAGGTCAGCCTCAACCCGGCGCACCGGCCCAAGGTGCGCATCAATTCGGTGTATCCGCAGCTGATCAAGCGCGCCGACGCTAGCCCCGACCAGAAGCTGATGAAGGGTCATCTGCAGGAAGCCCGGCAATTCATCCATGCGCTTGAGGCGCGGAACGAAACGCTGTTGCGCGTTGCCCAAGCCATAGTTGAAAGCCAACGTGCTTTTCTGGAATATGGACCGGAGGCCATGCGGCCGATGGTGTTACGCGACATATCAGCGCAATTGGGGATACACGAATCCACCGTGTCGAGAGCCACCGCGAACAAGTACATGGCGACACCGCGCGGGCTCTTCGAGCTGAAGTTCTTTTTTTCCAGCCATGTCTCGACCACCGAAGGCGGCACCGCGTCAGCGACCGCCATCCAAGCCATCATCAAGCGGTTGGTGGCGGCCGAGCCCGCAGACCAACCCTTGTCCGATTCCGCCCTCTCAGACCAGATTCTGGCCGAGGGCATCAAGGTCGCTCGTCGCACGGTCGCCAAGTACCGCGAAGGTCTTGGCATTGCACCGTCGCACGAACGCAGGAGCGTGTTTTCGTGAGGGCTCGCCAACCCCCCACGAAGTGACACGCGTTCAACCCGCCGGGCTTCCCCCGGCATTCAAGGCAGGAGCGTCTAGATGAACCTTAATCTGTCAGGCCACCATGTCGACTTAACCCCCGCGCTGCGCGAATACGTGCACGAAAAACTCAAGCGGGTGGAGCGCCACTTCGATCACCTCATCAGCGCGGAAATCGTGCTCACGGTCGAAAAAGACCGCCAAAAAGCCGAAGCCACCGTGCACGCCTCGGGTGCCGACCTGCACGCTGAAGCCACCGAAACCGACATGTATGCGGCCATTGACCGTCTCATGGACAAGCTCGACCGCCAGACTCGCCGCCACAAGGACAAGGTGCGCGATCATCATCAGGAAGAAGCGCATAAGCGCATGACCATCCAGTAAGCTTTACCGCCCGGGCGCCGCTGATCGGCGACGCCCGGGCCCTTTACCGAGAACAACGGCGGACTGCATGACCATCAGCGACATTCTGGGAGCGGATCGCGTCGTATCCGGTGTCACGTTCACAAGCAAGAAGAAGGCGCTTGAAGAACTCTCCAATCTGCTGACCCTGGGCCAACCCTCACTGTCGGCCAGCGATGTCCTCGGCAGCCTCACCGCCCGCGAGAAACTCGGCAGCACCGGTCTCGGACGCGGCGTCGCCATTCCCCACGGCAGACTGGCCGGCGTCAACAAGGCCATCGGTGCCTTCATGCGCCTCAAGCACCCGCTGGACTACGATGCCCACGACGCCACCCGTGTCGACCTGATGTTTGGCCTGCTTGTGCCGCAAACCGCCACCGAAGCACACCTCAAACACCTCGCCGCCATCGCCGAAATGTTTTCCGACGAGGCGTTCTGCGCCCGCCTGCGCAGCACCGAAGACAGTGCACCGCTGCACGGGCTGGTGACGCAATACCAGCCGCCGCAGTAGCGCCGCCCGTGGCCACATCCGCTGCGCCGGTCACCCGCCACGGCGTGTTCATGCGGGTTTGGGGTCTTGGTGTGCTGCTGATGGGTGATTCCGGTGTCGGCAAGTCCGAGTTGGCGCTCGAACTGCTCGCCCGCGGCCATCCGCTGGTGGCTGACGATGCCACCGAGTTCATCCGCCAGGGACCTCATGTGATCGGCCACTGCCCGGCAGTGATCTCCGGTTTTCTGGAAGCCCGCAGTCTCGGCATTCTCAACATCCGCAAGATTTTCGGTCCACGCGCGGTCATTGCGTCCGCAGCGCTGGGGCTGCTGATTTCGCTGGACCCGCCACCGGATCCCGAGCGTCCATGGTGGAGTGACGGCATGGAACGCATCATGGGCCGCCGCGAAACAGTAAGCCTGTGCGGCGTCGAGCTGCCGCAGCTCTCGATTCCCATCCGCGTTGGGCATAATCTGGCGGTGTTGGTTGAGACGGCCTGCCGCGACCAACAGATTCGCAACGGCGGCTATCGCGCCGACCGCGACTTCGCCGCCCGCCAGTTGCGCGCCATCCGCCAAACCCAGGCCGACACGCCACCCGACCCCGTGCCATGAACCGCGCCCTTTCGATTCACCGACTTACCCGGTTGCGCCGATGAAGCTGGTGATCGTCAGCGGGCTTTCGGGTGCCGGCAAGACCGTCGCGCTCAAACAGTACGAAGACCTCGGCTATACCTGCATCGACAACCTGCCGCTGAACCTGCTGGAGTCGCTGGTCATCGACGCGCTGGCACGCCCCAGCCCGCGCTATGAAGAGCTGGCACTGGGCATCGATGCGCGCGAGAGCCCCGAGCTAATCGCCGCGTTCAGCCATTATCTCGAGCAGATCCAGGCGCGCGGCGTCACCACCCGGGTGGTGTTTCTCACCGCCAACGAAGACACCCTGCTGTCGCGCTACAGCGAAACCCGTCGCCGCCACCCGCTGAGTGACCACCAGCGGCCGTTGATCGAGGCCATCCGCCTCGAACAACAATTGCTCGCGCCAATTGCCAACGCCGCCGACACCGTCCTCGACACCAGCCCGCTCAACCTGCACGAATTGCGCGAACGCATTCATGGCGAAATTCCCGGCGGCGGCCGCGACACGCTGGCCCTCACGCTGATGTCGTTCGGCTTCAAGCATGGCGCACCGAACAATGCCGACTTTGTATTTGACGTGCGCTGTCTGCCCAACCCGCACTGGAACCGCTCCTTGCGCAGCCAGACCGGCCGTGACGCTACCGTACGCAACTGGCTCGAAGAGCAGCCGGCAGTGCTCGAAATGCGCAGCGACCTGCTCACGCTGCTCGAACGTTGGCTGCCCGCCTTTCGCGCCCAGGACCGGGCTTATCTGACGGTTGCCATCGGCTGTACTGGCGGTCAGCACCGCAGCGTTTACCTGGTCGAGTCGCTGGCCGACGCACTGCGCCCCATGTTCGACAAGCTCGTCGTCCGCCACCGCGAGCTGC from the Polycyclovorans algicola TG408 genome contains:
- a CDS encoding low molecular weight protein-tyrosine-phosphatase yields the protein MFNNILVLCTGNICRSPIAEALLKAALPARQVHSAGIGAMVGWPADPHSVSVCTDAGVTLDAHRARQLTGEMMQAADLVLVMDQGHVDELTRRYPQHRGKVQKWLRWQGNVDVDDPYGMPRREFERIYAEIESGTSDWVKRL
- a CDS encoding NADPH:quinone oxidoreductase family protein, with product MKAIVCTQFGGPALLDLQSLSDPKPGPREVRIAVAAAGVNFPDTLIIQGKYQYRAEPPFVPGAEVAGEVVEVGDQVSRLKVGDRVAAFTPVGGYASQAVAPEAACVPLPAGMSLTEGGGYGLVYGTVSHALIQCAALKAGETLLVLGAAGGVGLAAVQLGKLMGARVIAAASSDAKLALAREQGADDGINYRDTSLKDSVKALTRGQGVDVIFDPVGGPLARDCLSAAGWGCRYLIVGFAEGNIPELPANRLLLKEMAAKGVFWGAFTAREPATNAANFAQLAAWYDAGRFKPVISQTYALDQAPQALQDLLDRKVTGKVVLVP
- a CDS encoding RNA polymerase factor sigma-54 translates to MKAALSLRMGQSLSMTPALQQAIRLLQLSSLDLELEIQQALDGNVMLERDEAEGTDDSAPAEIDEAADDTGVTVREGPEAEVFGDAEVLGESLPVDADWSDCCDLDPSPSSGTPNDELQQFLDANRSAARTLYDHLLEQLQLCELRGVMADIGLHLIDSVDAEGYLREFESVADDLRKRYGVSDAQIDEALETVQGFDPSGVAARDLRECLQLQLWNLSSRTPGATTALRLVEGHLARLPQTPDATLANQLKVSVSEIDHARTLIRSLQPHPGRPFMDHESNYVAPDVFVRRDKDRWQVSLNPAHRPKVRINSVYPQLIKRADASPDQKLMKGHLQEARQFIHALEARNETLLRVAQAIVESQRAFLEYGPEAMRPMVLRDISAQLGIHESTVSRATANKYMATPRGLFELKFFFSSHVSTTEGGTASATAIQAIIKRLVAAEPADQPLSDSALSDQILAEGIKVARRTVAKYREGLGIAPSHERRSVFS
- the hpf gene encoding ribosome hibernation-promoting factor, HPF/YfiA family — translated: MNLNLSGHHVDLTPALREYVHEKLKRVERHFDHLISAEIVLTVEKDRQKAEATVHASGADLHAEATETDMYAAIDRLMDKLDRQTRRHKDKVRDHHQEEAHKRMTIQ
- a CDS encoding PTS sugar transporter subunit IIA; translated protein: MTISDILGADRVVSGVTFTSKKKALEELSNLLTLGQPSLSASDVLGSLTAREKLGSTGLGRGVAIPHGRLAGVNKAIGAFMRLKHPLDYDAHDATRVDLMFGLLVPQTATEAHLKHLAAIAEMFSDEAFCARLRSTEDSAPLHGLVTQYQPPQ
- the rapZ gene encoding RNase adapter RapZ translates to MKLVIVSGLSGAGKTVALKQYEDLGYTCIDNLPLNLLESLVIDALARPSPRYEELALGIDARESPELIAAFSHYLEQIQARGVTTRVVFLTANEDTLLSRYSETRRRHPLSDHQRPLIEAIRLEQQLLAPIANAADTVLDTSPLNLHELRERIHGEIPGGGRDTLALTLMSFGFKHGAPNNADFVFDVRCLPNPHWNRSLRSQTGRDATVRNWLEEQPAVLEMRSDLLTLLERWLPAFRAQDRAYLTVAIGCTGGQHRSVYLVESLADALRPMFDKLVVRHRELRGSA